The nucleotide sequence CACAGCGGGAGGAATATTGAAACTACAGAGACAGAAACATAGAAACCACATAGGGGGGAATATTGAAACCAAAAAGAGGGCAACATTGAAACCACAGAGACAGAAACATTGAAACCACATATAGccaaaaaataggtccgtttcgggtcgcccgaccgtgtctcccgaatcggcgccgaccctcaactttttattggggtcgcaaaaaaaaatcgttcatttaagatgtaatatcaagctaacaaagcatatatacatgtatttcttaatatAAGCTTCagtagccttccattctagtacccgaaaaaaaaatccccacctaCCGACCGTTTTTTgtccaaggagaccagaaacggacctattttATTTTGGCCTAGAGAGGAATATTGAAACCACAGAGAGAGAAACGTTGAAACCACAGCGGGAGGAATATTGAAACCACTGAGTGAGGAATATTGAAGCCACTGAGGGAGGAATATTGAAACCACGGAGACAGAAAAAAGAACCACACAGGAAGGAATATTGAGACAACAGATACAGATACATTTAAGCCACAGACATAGCAATATTTAAATTGCAGAGAAAGACTAATTGAAACCACAGACAATGCATTTTTGCCAAAAATTAGAGCCTCTTACAGCTTGTTTCCCTATTCCCAATCCTCCAAAATCTGACCAcaatttccccaaaatatgccaaactttttCAATAAACTGAATTATTAGTTTATTGAGTTTAATATTCAGCAATTTAAATGCCAAACAATGTAAAAGTATACTGtaaattttagaaagcagttacaCATGCACTTGCATGGTTTATCGTGCTTTTTTACCattcaaaaaggcacaggctgctAAATATAAAGCGAAAAAAGAACACTTACAGAGAGAGAAATATTGAAATCATAGAGATTCAGAgaaatatttaaacatagaaaGTTAAACATAGAAAGTTGAATATAGAAACCACATAGAGGGCAAAACATAAGTCTTAATATAGTAATAAAAGACAATACATTTCACTTATATAACCAGATTTTAACTAATTTTGCAAAACAGATGCAacaattaacataactgtttatTTATGAGGTACTATGAAATGAAACTTGACTAAAACAActatcaacaagggctgtttgttaaacatgcatgcccccatatgggctgtcagtggTAGTGGCAGCttttgtgtgaatacgttttttgtcactgtgaccttgaccttttacctagtgacctgaaaatcaataggggtcatctgccagtcatgatcaatgttcctatgaagtttatgatcctaggcctagttattcttgagttatcatcaggagaccattttactgtttcgagtcactgcgaccttgacctttgacctagtgacctgaaaatcaataggggtcatctgccagtcatgatcaatgtacctatgaagtttcatgatcctaggcgtaagcattcttgaataatcatccggaaaccatttcactgtttcaagtcaatgtgaccttgacctttgtcctagtgacctgaaaatcaataggggtcatttgccagtcatgatcaatgtacctttgaagtttcatgatcctaggcgtaagcattcttgagttatcatccggaaaccattttactatttcgagtcactgtgaccttgaccttttaactagtgacctgaaaatcaatagggtcatctgccagtcatgatcaatgtacctttgaagtttcatgatcctaggcctaagcattcttgagttatcatccgggaaccattttactatttcgagtcactgtgaccttgacctttgacctagtgacctgaaaatcaataggggtcatcatccagtcatgatcaatgtacctatgaagtttcatgatcctaagcctatgcgttcttgagttatcatccggaaaccatctggtggacggaccgatcgaccgaccgaccgacggaccgacatgtgcaaaacaatgtaccccctcttattcgaaggggggggggggataactaTAAATTTGATTGTCTTGATAGGTCAAGTAGTAGGTGTCTTACATCTTAACCCAAACAAAATCGCTGTCCGAATGGGTTCAAATGATAAAATGGAGGGTTATCTTTATGTATCAGATTCAAGAAACAGAGAGCGAATAGTGTTATCAGATTTGTGTTTATTTAGTTAATTTATTAGTTAACAAGAGTCAACATATATCTATAAAGAGTTATTTAAAGCCGCTATGTCTACAAACACTTTCGACTTTATTGCAAAAGGCTACACGTTTGTTCGCTTTAGCAAAGAAATGTGCACATTTCAATTTCAAACTTATTACAGTGTATCTGTTTGCtataaaatgtgtttcatttatttaacaaaaataaataaatatgtgtcttCTTTTCAAAACGACGCTTGAATTGACAGCAATGCTCTGAAAAGATCAGGGTTCATctaaggtgtggtttataattgCCAAATCTGAGCTCTAAGTCTCGTTTGAAGTATCCTATCAAGaattgcatactataaatagtcTTAAAACGGATAATgcagctcgattggtcattgtcggctcgggtactacttacatgtattccgggtactcttaattatacttacatgtaccccgggtacggcaaatatactaaaacgtacccaggaattttaacgctaaatcggtcgttgtcggctattttttaaattaattatgttgacatttatgtcaaattttctgttaaatggcctctatattatcgcaACTCATACtcaacaagtgttccgcggtcggagaaaTATGCCCCCCAAACGTGGCcttgactgtgaccttgacctttgacctagtgacatgaaaatcaataggggtcatctgccagtcatgatcaatgtaccaatgaagtttcatgatcatatgcctaagcgttcttgagttatcatccggaaaccatttggtggacggaccgacgtaCGGACcaacggacagaccgacatgtgcaaaacaatataccctctcttcttcgagggggggggggggggggtcataaaaagcatgttgatgcaattttgttaaaagagaagtttgtttaagataaacaatatcgttttacggttaTAGGTAGCGCGTTTTAGTACATCGGATTTCGGGCAAGAATACAACtcggtacagtctaatatcgaccggatacgttaaagtatatttaccgtaaccggggtacatacatgtaagtatacttacgagTACCCggatgtaagtagtacccgagccgacaatgaccaatcaagcaggGGTGGTAATTTTCTTGTAAACAAATTAcaacagacgatgtagcatggaaaatactcataaataaacgaGTGTGTGTTACTATGGAACACTATATAAGCAATAtataaaagaggaaatatttgGTGAATTACAATATTGACCTGTTTTTGTCGCAGTTTTTATCAGCAAAACGAAGGTGACTGTGTTAAAACAttttccgtaacgaactgcaGCAGATGCGTATGTTCTATCAATGGATTTCAAGCGATCTCTATACCGGCCGGCCACGACTCCAAAATAACCAACGATTCAACAATCAACTACAAATACAGCTCTTAAATGGCGGAATATGAAGGGAATACGCTGCCGACATGAATATGAAGGGAACACGCTGCCGACATGAACAAGCCTGCATAGTATCATTAATTTTCAGTAAGGACTACTGGTTACAGTATCGTATAGCAGAAGACAGTGCAACATACCTGACGCCTCTAAACAGCGGCCTGTTTCTATATCTTCAGAATTTTCTGGATCATCGTTATGTTTTACAATAAGACACAGTCCACCATTGTAACCGCGCTCAATCATGTTACGAAGTCCACGATTACTGATGACGTAGCCCGCACCTCCACTCATGTACCCGGATGAAACGAATTTATTAAAATGGAATCCAAGATAGCCTGGCTCGCTTGAATTGTAATGCCATAATAAAAATTTCAGATTTTCAACAACAATGTACGTATCGTCGTCGGCCTTTAGAACGTAGTCGAAATCATTCAAGTACAGTTTATGGATTATCTTGTAGACTTCCTGGATTTTATGAACCAGGTGGAACCTGTCATCAGGTACGTCGTTGATATTGAGAAAATCAGATTTTCGTATTTTGGAGTTCAACACGTAAAAATGAATATCGCAGCGTGAAGCCCAGGTCTGATTGACGGCTGCCACTTTGGTTGGAATGTCTTTCTCCATAGTCAGTATTATACACAACAGACGGACCCGCTTCACTTCGTCTATATAGCTCTTATCAAGCTTCCGTCTGGAAACTGAAAGTGGACAAGATGATAAATGATCTAGTAAACTGATTTATTAATGACATTTAAGGCCTTTTCCTGTCGTATCTACGGGTCCGTTAAATAAACCTACTCCCAAAAAGAAATAGTAAGATAAATTcccatttgaaaaaaatctaatttttCAATTACCGGGTAAGACTCTTATGATTAACATTTCTCAAATCGATTtcaattttatcccattttcaacgcgacattgacggtataacaccttatggaatatactaacctgtattcaacactgtgggatacacccaacactgtgggatatacctgtcacgtgcacggactactttttactttaccactgaatgatttttcataattaataaagtcgagaaatctttagcttcaaaattatacgaccttcaacctttaaatctagtcatatgacataatttttcgccatccgtaaaatgaatcagctgattgatggtgtcataaaatgacaaaatttcccaaaagaaattgacgatttattataaacgcgacttctttcacatgtacatgtactgcaTATCGACaaacggtatttgaattgtcaatttatcatattttcctcatttcgtgtaatgtgcattgtttataatccatgcatatacttttgacatttaagaatgtacaacaagccatacaaatatcgcacaattcatatataatctgcaatatttgctagccgatttaattcacgttaagcatagagctgtgtaaagtataagatggtaaaaatagcaccacactggaattcggaacgtcccattttgtacacgggtattatccactgctttatctgttgtgtaatggaatgttttccattctttgtgtatttatatattaaattattttcttgtacacaacataattatgtttttatgcagaaatctgcaaatgcatccgacagctattatttgataaactgctccggttcattttaacatcCTAggctaagcattcttgagttatcatccggaaaccattttactgtttcgagtcactatgaccttgacctttgacctagtgacctgaaactcaataggggtcatctgccagtcattatcaatgtacctatgaagtttcatgatcctaggcgtaggcattcttgagtcatcatctggaaaccatttaactgtttcgagtaacAGTGaactcgacctttgacctagtgacctgaaaatcaataggggtcatctgccagtcatgatcaatgtttccatgaagtttcatgatccgaggcatacgcattcttgagttattatccggaaaccattttactgtttcgagtcactgtgaccttgacctttgacctagtgacctaaaatcaataggggtcatctgacagttatgatcaatgtacctattaagttgtatgatcctaggcctaagcgttcttaagttattatccggaaaccatctggtggacggaccgaggTACAGACGGaccggaccgacagaccgacgaaccgacatgagcaaaacaatatacctcctttTCTTCGAAGAGCGGCATAATTAAGCGGTCATGATACGAGCTGACAAGCAAGGCACAGGGAACAGAGGTTCCTCAAGTGTACCAGctgaaccctttgcatgctgggaaatttgtcttctgctataTTGGTGTATGCAGAATtactaaaatcatcattttcttcactttttttcaaagaatagcaaacagtttggatcctgatcagacaccacgttttgtggcgtctgatcttgatgcaaactgtttgcaaagacctttaacattcggttccagcactaaaagggTTAAAAGAACGCGTAGAGCAAAAATACTTCGATTTGACCTTTAACCGACATACATATTACCTGTTTCGTTTTCCACTCGTATATGTCCATTGCGTTGTACCACTGAGCCGGCACTAACACTTAAACCTGAAATAAATGTAGACCGAAGATTCTCGCATTTTATTTAATCGGTCAGTTATATTTGTTTTGCTTATTgtaacattgaaacaaaaatatactaTTACAAGATTGACCTGACCAGCCAACATGATACGAAATGACAAGCAACAAAATATGacttaagggatcttttcacgctttggtaaattgacaaaattgaaaaatgttgtttcagattcgtaagttttcgtttttgttatgatatttgtgaggaaacagtaatgctgaacattaaccatgctctaatatagccattatatgcatcttttgacgattttaaaacctaaaaattataaagcgttgcaacgcgaaacgattgaataatttggagagttctgtttttgtcgttaaattttatgaaactacgaagattgcttatataatgtataaaatacgtcacgaatgtgtactcggcggaatagctcagtaggcaaaagcgtttttacttcaggactctggcaggattccaggggtcactggttcgaaacctgctccgggcaatgttcttttctttttttaaaattttttcttgattttttactggagcttttacgatccaatgtttacatttatcaatataaagcatttaatgaatacgttaaaaaaatgccaaaatctgtgaaaaggcccctttaaaggtgacCGGTTACCTTTTAAACATTAAAGGCTTATGGAATAATACTGGATTCCATGGATGCCATGTAGTGCGTTATAATATTTTGCtaaaaaataagttatttaattCCATTGTTTTAAGAAAACACAGTGaacaacatgtttgttttttaaataatcacaACAACATTAGATG is from Dreissena polymorpha isolate Duluth1 chromosome 14, UMN_Dpol_1.0, whole genome shotgun sequence and encodes:
- the LOC127858982 gene encoding glycoprotein-N-acetylgalactosamine 3-beta-galactosyltransferase 1-like isoform X4, giving the protein MSEISEYFARFRQIKVHVRTLFLVLACSVITLLYLTHGVTNSFAGLSVSAGSVVQRNGHIRVENETVSRRKLDKSYIDEVKRVRLLCIILTMEKDIPTKVAAVNQTWASRCDIHFYVLNSKIRKSDFLNINDVPDDRFHLVHKIQEVYKIIHKLYLNDFDYVLKADDDTYIVVENLKFLLWHYNSSEPGYLGFHFNKFVSSGYMSGGAGYVISNRGLRNMIERGYNGGLCLIVKHNDDPENSEDIETGRCLEASGVPVLSSLDVEGRETFHPYQLEKHLFGNLPGYIYSWAKNPIEKGARCCAKYVISFHYMTPDAILFVDHLLYYTDVFSKHLNGENTLPAFKIERVK
- the LOC127858982 gene encoding glycoprotein-N-acetylgalactosamine 3-beta-galactosyltransferase 1-like isoform X3, coding for MTRMARLRLSLLGSSRKCSGFGRLMSEISEYFARFRQIKVHVRTLFLVLACSVITLLYLTHGVTNSFAGLSVSAGSVVQRNGHIRVENETVSRRKLDKSYIDEVKRVRLLCIILTMEKDIPTKVAAVNQTWASRCDIHFYVLNSKIRKSDFLNINDVPDDRFHLVHKIQEVYKIIHKLYLNDFDYVLKADDDTYIVVENLKFLLWHYNSSEPGYLGFHFNKFVSSGYMSGGAGYVISNRGLRNMIERGYNGGLCLIVKHNDDPENSEDIETGRCLEASGVPVLSSLDVEGRETFHPYQLEKHLFGNLPGYIYSWAKNPIEKGARCCAKYVISFHYMTPDAILFVDHLLYYTDVFSKHLNGENTLPAFKIERVK
- the LOC127858982 gene encoding glycoprotein-N-acetylgalactosamine 3-beta-galactosyltransferase 1-like isoform X1 — translated: MMDVNHGHSLSSYRITKLRLSLLGSSRKCSGFGRLMSEISEYFARFRQIKVHVRTLFLVLACSVITLLYLTHGVTNSFAGLSVSAGSVVQRNGHIRVENETVSRRKLDKSYIDEVKRVRLLCIILTMEKDIPTKVAAVNQTWASRCDIHFYVLNSKIRKSDFLNINDVPDDRFHLVHKIQEVYKIIHKLYLNDFDYVLKADDDTYIVVENLKFLLWHYNSSEPGYLGFHFNKFVSSGYMSGGAGYVISNRGLRNMIERGYNGGLCLIVKHNDDPENSEDIETGRCLEASGVPVLSSLDVEGRETFHPYQLEKHLFGNLPGYIYSWAKNPIEKGARCCAKYVISFHYMTPDAILFVDHLLYYTDVFSKHLNGENTLPAFKIERVK
- the LOC127858982 gene encoding glycoprotein-N-acetylgalactosamine 3-beta-galactosyltransferase 1-like isoform X2, with translation MKEEIDFSTMRKLSLLGSSRKCSGFGRLMSEISEYFARFRQIKVHVRTLFLVLACSVITLLYLTHGVTNSFAGLSVSAGSVVQRNGHIRVENETVSRRKLDKSYIDEVKRVRLLCIILTMEKDIPTKVAAVNQTWASRCDIHFYVLNSKIRKSDFLNINDVPDDRFHLVHKIQEVYKIIHKLYLNDFDYVLKADDDTYIVVENLKFLLWHYNSSEPGYLGFHFNKFVSSGYMSGGAGYVISNRGLRNMIERGYNGGLCLIVKHNDDPENSEDIETGRCLEASGVPVLSSLDVEGRETFHPYQLEKHLFGNLPGYIYSWAKNPIEKGARCCAKYVISFHYMTPDAILFVDHLLYYTDVFSKHLNGENTLPAFKIERVK